In one window of Octopus bimaculoides isolate UCB-OBI-ISO-001 chromosome 20, ASM119413v2, whole genome shotgun sequence DNA:
- the LOC106869213 gene encoding calmodulin-beta: protein MYCKELMTSGPNAKMLTKSQVRHPEKELKELREAFRFLDINGDGTVSVHELRTIMHSLGHFPSTEELRQVLRDHNFTGDGFLTFDEFVGTMASYVGFSTSEHEKELRETFKYFDRSGRGFISSDDLRTVLECLGEDITEEELEEMIAEVDINGDGRIDFEEFIACLKEHDDRRWSVSVDLSPDNRTLK from the exons acgAAATCTCAAGTTAGACACCCAGAAAAAGAATTGAAAG agCTTCGCGAAGCCTTTCGATTCTTGGACATTAATGGGGATGGAACAGTATCTGTCCATGAACTTCGCACAATTATGCACAGTCTTGGGCATTTTCCATCAACTGAGGAATTGAGACAAGTACTCCGAGACCACAATTTCACAG GTGATGGCTTTTTGACATTTGATGAATTTGTTGGCACAATGGCTAGTTATGTTGGATTTTCAACATCAGAACATGAGAAGGAACTCCGGGAAACATTTAAG TATTTTGACAGATCAGGGCGAGGTTTCATTTCTTCAGACGACCTTCGAACTGTTCTTGAATGTCTTGGAGAAGATATAACTGAAGAAGAac TCGAAGAGATGATAGCAGAGGTGGACATTAATGGCGATGGAAGGATTGATTTCGAAG AATTTATCGCTTGCCTAAAAGAACATGATGACCGGCGGTGGTCAGTCAGTGTTGACTTATCTCCAGACAATCGGACACTGAAATAA
- the LOC106869218 gene encoding mitochondrial carnitine/acylcarnitine carrier protein isoform X1: MSKEISPRKDFIAGYFGGVAIVVAGYPMDTIKVRIQTMPQIPGQPSPYRNMYDCGMHIIKRESVRGLYKGMAIPLVIIPPMFALWFFTFGVGKKLQQKSPQEQLSYFQVFKAGMLAGTVATAFCSPGERIKCLLQIQQESNGKAKYQGPIDCLRKLYKEGGIRWIYRGTTATFVRDIHGSGFYFMTYEFMQRLLSEDNKRYESLSARNTLLAGGVAGLVNWSLALPADVVKSRIQIAPIENQNLRIKDVFKQLWKEGGIQALYKGTTPVLTRAFVGNAACLLTYEIVVRVLNTLLPNL; encoded by the exons ATGTCGAAGGAGATTAGTCCAAGAAAAGACTTCATCGCTGGCTATTTCGGAGGTGTAGCCATTGTGGTGGCCGGATACCCAATGGATACTATAAAG GTTCGAATACAAACAATGCCACAGATCCCGGGCCAGCCTTCACCTTATCGAAACATGTACGATTGTGGAATGCACATCATCAAACGAGAG AGTGTCCGAGGGTTATACAAAGGAATGGCTATTCCTCTGGTCATCATTCCACCAATGTTTGCACTTTGGTTCTTCACATTTGGCGTCGGTAAAAAGTTACAACAGAAATCACCCCAGGAACAATTAAG ttatttccAGGTATTCAAGGCAGGAATGCTGGCTGGTACTGTAGCCACAGCTTTTTGTTCTCCCGGAGAAAGAATCAAGTGTTTGTTGCAG ATTCAGCAAGAATCCAATGGAAAGGCTAAATATCAGGGACCCATTGATTGTCTGCGTAAATTATATAAGGAAGGGGGCATCAGGTGGATCTACAGGGGCACCACAGCAACTTTTGTCAGa GATATACATGGATCAGGATTCTATTTCATGACTTATGAGTTTATGCAACGTCTTCTGTCAGAAGAcaacaaaag ATATGAATCTCTGAGTGCCAGAAATACTCTGTTGGCTGGAGGTGTGGCTGGACTGGTCAACTGGTCATTGGCATTACCAGCAGATGTGGTTAAATCAAGAATACAAATAG CACCCATAGAAAACCAGAATCTAAGAATCAAAGATGTCTTCAAACAATTATGGAAGGAAGGTGGAATCCAAGCCTTGTACAAAGGAACAACACCAGTTTTGACCAGAGCTTTTGTAGGGAATGCT gcCTGCCTCCTCACATACGAAATAGTAGTTAGAGTTCTAAACACTCTTCTTCCAAATCTATGA
- the LOC106869218 gene encoding mitochondrial carnitine/acylcarnitine carrier protein isoform X2 codes for MPQIPGQPSPYRNMYDCGMHIIKRESVRGLYKGMAIPLVIIPPMFALWFFTFGVGKKLQQKSPQEQLSYFQVFKAGMLAGTVATAFCSPGERIKCLLQIQQESNGKAKYQGPIDCLRKLYKEGGIRWIYRGTTATFVRDIHGSGFYFMTYEFMQRLLSEDNKRYESLSARNTLLAGGVAGLVNWSLALPADVVKSRIQIAPIENQNLRIKDVFKQLWKEGGIQALYKGTTPVLTRAFVGNAACLLTYEIVVRVLNTLLPNL; via the exons ATGCCACAGATCCCGGGCCAGCCTTCACCTTATCGAAACATGTACGATTGTGGAATGCACATCATCAAACGAGAG AGTGTCCGAGGGTTATACAAAGGAATGGCTATTCCTCTGGTCATCATTCCACCAATGTTTGCACTTTGGTTCTTCACATTTGGCGTCGGTAAAAAGTTACAACAGAAATCACCCCAGGAACAATTAAG ttatttccAGGTATTCAAGGCAGGAATGCTGGCTGGTACTGTAGCCACAGCTTTTTGTTCTCCCGGAGAAAGAATCAAGTGTTTGTTGCAG ATTCAGCAAGAATCCAATGGAAAGGCTAAATATCAGGGACCCATTGATTGTCTGCGTAAATTATATAAGGAAGGGGGCATCAGGTGGATCTACAGGGGCACCACAGCAACTTTTGTCAGa GATATACATGGATCAGGATTCTATTTCATGACTTATGAGTTTATGCAACGTCTTCTGTCAGAAGAcaacaaaag ATATGAATCTCTGAGTGCCAGAAATACTCTGTTGGCTGGAGGTGTGGCTGGACTGGTCAACTGGTCATTGGCATTACCAGCAGATGTGGTTAAATCAAGAATACAAATAG CACCCATAGAAAACCAGAATCTAAGAATCAAAGATGTCTTCAAACAATTATGGAAGGAAGGTGGAATCCAAGCCTTGTACAAAGGAACAACACCAGTTTTGACCAGAGCTTTTGTAGGGAATGCT gcCTGCCTCCTCACATACGAAATAGTAGTTAGAGTTCTAAACACTCTTCTTCCAAATCTATGA
- the LOC106869185 gene encoding innexin unc-9: MADTLEQLDGFSSIIAAFLAKKLVSQTEINEDLCSAISHTWTVFLLIIFAVIVTFTYLIGEPIHCLAPPNWPKQEVNYAKSYCWVSNTYYIGMKYPIPTDPTSRTEEEVTYYQWAPIIFLFMATLFKTPDMVWRFVNSMSGIRLKKIIALAQSSLLESPEKYKMNIRNIACFIDMWLEGCWKRKLHRVVTIKGRNLNVSWLPFSKKEGTYFISFYIFVKFLFTVNVIGQFFLLNAFLSDNFTPYDIFRTIPSKGSARFPRVTLCDLELRQLQNIHLYTLQCVLPVNLFNEKIFIFLWFWLIFVAVVTCANVVLWIYRAIFSKRQSKYVLHHLSPSKNILIKADGKKMFKHFTTDYLRNDGFFILRMIAKNTTNLVLEDLLKELWHLYNKRIDQNFQQPGNCNTFNDILRENLPAPHILKSLIYKRNIRSP; this comes from the exons cagaCACCTTGGAGCAGTTGGATGGCTTCTCCAGCATCAT aGCTGCTTTCCTTGCAAAAAAGCTGGTATCACAGACTGAAATTAACGAGGATTTGTGTAGTGCCATTAGCCATACATGGACTGtatttctgttaattatatttgcTGTTATTGTCACATTTACCTACCTCATAGGAGAGCCAATCCATTGCCTAGCTCCTCCGAACTGGCCAAAACAAGAGGTAAATTATGCGAAATCATATTGTTGGGTTTCAAACACTTACTATATTGGAATGAAGTACCCCATTCCTACGGACCCTACAAGTCGCACAGAAGAAGAAGTTACTTATTACCAGTGGGCacctattattttccttttcatggcAACTCTTTTTAAG acTCCTGATATGGTATGGAGATTTGTGAACTCAATGTCTGGTATTAGATTAAAGAAAATCATTGCTTTGGCTCAGAGCTCTCTGTTAGAGTCGCCAGAAAAGTATAAgatgaatataagaaatattgcTTGTTTCATTGACATGTGGTTGGAAGGCTGCTGGAAACGGAAGTTGCACCGTGTAGTAACaataaaaggaagaaatttaAATGTTTCTTGGCTTCCGTTTTCAAAAAAGGAAGGGACATATTTTATCAGCTTCTATATCTTCGTAAAATTCTTGTTCACTGTAAATGTCATTGGACAGTTTTTCTTATTGAATGCATTCCTCTCAGACAATTTTACACCCTATGATATTTTTCGCACAATTCCTTCAAAAGGATCTGCAAGGTTTCCTCGTGTGACTCTCTGTGATTTAGAATTAAGGCAGTTACAGAACATTCATCTCTACACTCTCCAATGTGTTCTTCCAGTTAATCTattcaatgaaaaaatattcatttttctttggttttggtTAATCTTTGTTGCTGTGGTTACATGTGCAAATGTTGTACTATGGATTTATCGTGCAATCTTTTCCAAACGTCAGAGTAAATATGTTTTGCACCATTTGAGCCCCTctaaaaatatacttataaagGCTGATGGTAAGAAAATGTTCAAGCATTTCACAACTGATTATCTGCGGAATGATGGGTTTTTTATATTACGAATGATTGCTAAGAACACAACGAATTTGGTTCTTGAAGATTTGCTAAAAGAATTATGGCATTTGTACAATAAGAGAATTGATCAAAACTTTCAACAACCAGGAAACTGCAATACTTTCAATGATATTTTACGAGAAAATTTGCCTGCACCACATATCTTAAAATCtttgatatataaaagaaatattaggtCTCCCTGA